The segment CCTCCCGAAGGCGGGACCGTGCGCCCCGCCAGAGCGTGGAGCCCCGAAGAAGTGGCCCGCTTCCTGGAGGTTTCCGAGGGGCACCGCCTCTTCCCCCTCTTCGCCCTCATGCTGGCCACCGGCCTGCGGATAGGGGAGGCCTTAGCCCTCCGCTGGGAAGACTGGGAAGGGGAACGCCTTTGGGTTCGCCATACTCTCCGCCGGGACGGGACGCTGGGCCCTCCTAAGACGGCCAACTCCCACGGCTACCTTTACCTAGACCCCAGCACTCAGGCCCTCCTGGCGGATTGGCACACCCGCCTCGAAGAGGAGAAGGCCCAGGCTGGGGATGATTGGGAGGAACACGGCCTCATCTTCCCCTCCCGCCGGGGGACGCCCCTCCAGTACCGCAACGTGATGCGCACCTTCCAGGAACTTCAGGCCAAAGCAGGGGTGAGCCCCCTCAACCTTCACGGCCTGCGGCATACCTACACCTCCCTGGCCCTCCGGGCCGGCCTCCCGCCCAAGGTGGTAGCCGCCCGCCTGCGGCATAAAGACGTGAAGCTCACCCTCCAGGTCTACCAGCAGCTTATGGACCAAGACCTTAAAGAAGCGGCCCTCCCCCTTGACACCTTGCTACACCTTCAGAACCGCAACCAACCGGCACAAACCGCCCCCAAACCAAAGCGAAAGAAGGCCGTTCAGTAAACATCATTTGCCACTTTTGCCCTTCCTCAAGGGCCTGACCTTTTAGTGCTGATAAGCGTGAGGTCGGTGGTTCAAGTCCACCATCGCCCACCAAGGAAGGTCCCCCGGGAATCTTCCCGGGGGTTCTTTTTGGAGCACTTCCTGGAGCGTCCGTTAGCTTACGAAGTCTACCCCTCACCTTGGCCTTTTCCAAGATTTAAAGAGAAGCTCCACCCCTAAAAGAAAGCCAAAGGCCACGAGACCACCGTAGAGGAAGGCTCCACCAGGGAAGTGGGTTTCCAACCATCCTGCAACGGGATAGGCCAGAACCCACCAGAGGTGGCTCCAGGCAAAGTGGGCTCCGTAAACCCGCCCCTGGAGGACCTCAGGGGTACGGTCAGCGATCAGGGCTTGTGTGGGCAGGTTAACCCAGTTTTGGCCTGCACCAGCCAGAATCCAGAGGAAAAGGAGCAGGTTCAGGGAGGCCCAGTCAGCGGGCAGGACCGCCAGGCTGGAAACCATAGCACCTAAGAAGACAAAGGTGGTACGGGGGATGCGGTTTTCCCAAGCGCCCATGGACAAAGCAGCCAAGGTGGCCCCAATGCCAAAGCCAGCCATAGTCCAGCCGTATTCCAACGCGTCTAGCCCTAACTTTCCCCGGATCAAACCCACGGTGCCCACCAATACCAGGGCCCCGGACACCGCGGCCGAAAGCTCTAGGAGCAGGGCGTAGCGCAGGGGGCCGTCCCGCCACAACCAGAGGGTTCCCTCCCGAATATCGCCCAGGGGGCTGGTGGGAGTGTTTTCCCGTTCCACCCGGAGACTTACCGGCAGGGTAAGGATGAGCAGGGCGGAGAACATAAAGGTTATCCCGTTTAGCAGGAAAAGGTTCCGCGCTCCAAGGAGGCCCGCCAGGGCCCCGGCTATCCCGGGGCCCAGCACTCCCAGAACCTCGTAAGTGGCTCCGGATAGGGCAATGGCCTGGGCATAGTCTTTCTGTTTCATCACCTGGGGCAGCGCTGCCTGGTAGGCGGGGGTGAAGAAGGCGGTGAGGGCGTTGAGGAGGAACATCAGGGTGTAGATCTGCCATACCTCGCCTACCCAGGGCATAAGCCCTACCACCCCCATTCGGCCTAGGTCCGCACCTGCCATCAGCTTCCTCCGGTCCACCCGGTCGGCCAGGATCCCAGCCCACGGGGAGAGAAGGACAAAGGCCGTGACCCGCAGGGTCAGGGCTCCGGCCAGGATACTTGCTGACTTTGTCCCACCCACCTCAAAGGCCAGAAGAGCTAGGGCGACCCAGGTGAAGGCATCGCCTAGAAGGCTGGTGGTCTGGGCGGCGTACAGGCGGGCAAAGAGGGGGTTACGCAGGCTCTGGAGAAGGCGGGGAAGGGTTCTCATGGCTTGGCTCCGTGGTCCGGGAGGCCCAGGCGCTGGTGCTCGGCGTGGGCGAAGGCTTGGATGAGGAGGTCCGCAACATGGCTTTTGAGGCGGTAAAACACCTGGGTGCCCTGCCGGCGGGCGGCCACCACCCCCGCTCCCCGCAAAACCGCCAGGTGCCTCGAGGTGGTGCTTTGGGGAAGCCGTAAGCGCTGGGCCAAGCGGCCCACGCTTTCCTCGCCTTCCAGAAGACCTAAAGCGATGCGCAGGCGGGTGGCCTCCGCCAGGGCGGAGAAGATCCTCAGGACGTGCTCGAGGTCTTCCGCCGGGAGCCGGCTTTCCCGTGGGGCTTCGTGGCGCTCCATGAGCTGATTATATCGGTATCCGGATAAACGGATAAAGTGGTTCCCCGAAGGAATGGGACTTTTGCATGGGGTGGACTTCGGAGTCTTGGCCCTAGACGGGAGGGGAGGGGGGCGTATAGCCTGAAGGACATGTACGAGGGTAAGATCCTCTACGAAGGCCTCACCTTTGACGATGTTCTTCTCCTCCCTGGGTACTCGGAAGTGTTGCCCAGGGAGGTATCGGTGCGGACGCGGCTTACCAAGAGGCTTCACCTCAACATCCCCATCCTTTCTGCGGCCATGGACACGGTGACCGAGGCGGAGATGGCCATCGCCATGGCCCGGGAAGGGGGGCTGGGGGTGATTCACAAGAACCTCAGCGTTGAGGCCCAGGCCAGCATGGTGCGCAAGGTGAAGCGCTCCGAGGCGGGGATGATCCAGGACCCTGTGACCCTCCCCCCACCGCCACCCTCGAGGACGCCGAGCGCCTCATGCGGGAGTACCGCATCGGAGGGCTTCCCGTGGTGGACCTCTACGGGAAGCTCCTGGGCCTGGTGACCAACCGCGACCTGCGCTTTGAACGCAACCTGAAGCGACCCGTCACCGAGGTCATGACCCCTTTGGAGCGCCTCATCACCGCCCCCCCCGGCACCACTCTGGAGGAGGCAGAGGGGATCCTGCGCAAGCACAAGGTGGAGAAACTTCCCCTGGTAGACGAAATGGGTAGGCTCAAGGGGCTTCTTACCCTCAAGGACATCGTGAAGCGCAAGCAGTACCCCAACGCGGCCAAGGACGCCCTGGGCCGCCTTCTGGTGGGGGCGGCGGTGGGGGCCAGCAAGGACCTCCCCGAACGCGCTCAGGCCCTGGTGGAGGCCGGGGTGGACGTCCTGGTCCTGGACTCGGCCCACGGGCACTCCAAGGGGATCCTGGAGGCCCTCAGTTACCTGAAGGAGACCTTTGGGGACAAGGTGGAGGTCATCGCCGGCAACGTGGCCACCCGGGAGGGGGCCCGGGCCCTGGCGGAACGGGGGGCGGACGCGGTGAAGGTGGGCATTGGTCCCGGCTCCATCTGCACCACCCGGGTGGTGACCGGGGTGGGGGTGCCGCAGATCTCGGCCATCCTCGAGGCGGTGGCGGGGGTAAAGGACCTGGATGTGCCCATCATCGCCGATGGGGGCATCAAGTACACCGGCGATGTGGCCAAGGCCCTGGCGGCGGGGGCCCATTCGGTGATGCTGGGAAGCATGCTGGCGGGCACCGACGAGGCCCCGGGGGAGGAGGTGCTGAAGGATGGGCGCCGCTACAAGCTCTACCGGGGGATGGGCTCCCTGGGAGCCATGAGGCAGGGCTCCGCTGACCGCTACTTCCAGGAGCCGGGTAGGGGAGGGGAGACCGAGGCCAAGAAGCTGGTGCCCGAGGGGATCGAGGGCATGGTGCCCTACAAGGGCCCCGTGGCCGATGTCCTCTACCAGATCGTGGGGGGCCTGAGGAGCGCCATGGGTTACGTGGGGGCCCCGGATATAGAAACCTTCCGGCAGAAAGCCCGCTTCGTGCGCATGACCATGGCGGGCCTCATCGAAAGCCACCCCCACGACGTGGTGGTCATCAAGGAGGCCCCCAACTACTCCCGCTAAGGTTCCCCACCCTTTCCGGGCTAGTCTCCGAAAAGTTTTTCAAAGGCCTCTCCGCTTCCCTTCTTGCGGGCCAGGCGGTAGGTGCCTTCTTTTTCCTCCAGCCTTCCCTCCGCTACCAGGGCCTTCAGGGTGTCCTCCAACTCCTTTTTGGAAAAGGCTTCCCCCTCTTCGTCCAGGTAGCGCTGGATCTCCTTGAAGGTGGCAAAGCGCAATGCCTCTACCGCTCGCATGACCCATGCCTTGCGATCCATGCCACCATCCTATCCCCTTTCCCCGTGGCATCCTGGACGCGTGGACCCCTATCGGGAGTACCAGGACTACGTGGTGGCCTCGAGGCTCCTGGTGGCCCTGGGGCTTTCCCGGGAGGTGCTTTCCCTGGCCCAGTATGCCCGGTTTCGCCTCAAGCGTATGGAGCTGGTCCAGAAGGGAGAGTTCGGCCGCCTGGAAAGCTTGGATGAGCGGCTGCGGTATGGTTTCTTCAGCAATCCCTTAAAGCTCAAGGAGTTCCTGGAGCGCACCGCCCACGCCCCCTTTTGGGCCTCCCCCTTGGCCTTTGAGGCCCTGCTATTTCCCGAGGAGCAGGCCCGCCTTGTCTACCCAGGGCAGGCAGGGGAGTACTACCTGGGCTGGCTCAGGCTACCCCATCTCCTCATGGCTCCCGACGCCTTCGAGGAGGCCCTGAGGGAGCAGGAGGCCCGGGCCCAGGCCCTTCCCCTCTTCCTCAACGCCTTCCACCGGGTACCCGGCCCTTGATGCCTTTCGTCCTCGCCCCTGGCCCTAGGCTTCTTCCTCGAGAAGGGGCAGGCGCACCCGGAAGAGGGTCAGGCCGGGCTGGCTTTCCACAGTGATCTCCCCCCCGTGGCCCCTGGCGATGGCCTGGGCAATGGCCAGGCCAAGGCCTGTGCCTCCTCCGGGGCCCCGGGCGAAGCGCTCAAAGAGGCGGGGAAGGAGGTCTTCGGGGATTCCCGGGCCGTGGTCCTCCACCTCCAAGAGGGCGTTTTCCCCTTCCCGCTTGAGGCGCACCTGGACCCTTTCCCTTCCTGCGGCCCGAACGGCGTTGGCGATCAGGTTCCTGAGCATCTGCAAAAGCCGGTCTGGGTCCCCTAGCACCTCCAGGGACTCCCCCTGGAAGGCCACCCCGTACTCCCGGACGGCCTCCTCGGCTAAGGCCTTCAGGTCCACGATGTGGGGGTTTAAAGTGCGCTCCGCCTCCCCCCGGGCCAGGGAGAGGAGGTCTTCCACCAGGCGGCGCATCCGCTCCGCGGTGGCCTCCATGGTGCGGAGGGCCTCGAGGTCCAGGGGGTTCCTCCGCAGGCGGTCCAGGTGGCCCAGGAGCACGGTGAGGGGGGTCCTGAGCTCGTGGCTGGCCTCGGCCAGAAAGGCCCGCTCCTTTTCCTGGGCCTCCTTGAGGGCAAGGAGGAGGCCGTTTACCGCCTCCACCATGCGGCCGAACTCGTCCTTGGGGAGGTGGAGGGGGACCGGGTCCAGGCGCTTGGGGTTGCGCCGGGCGATCTCCTCGGCGGCTTCCTCCAGGGGTCTGGCGGTTAGGCGGGCGGTGAGGTAGACCAAGGCCGTGCCCAGGGGGAAAAGGAGGAAAAAGGCCTCGAGGAGGGCCTGCCTCAAGGCCCTTTGCGCCAGGTCTATGGGGGCGGTGTCCTGGGTGAGGGCGAGAAGGCCCAAGGGGGTGCGCACCAAAGCGGCGGCGAAGCCTCCTTGCCAGATGACCTTAGGGACCTTCCCCACCTCCTTTAGGGCCTCCGGGGGGAGACGGTG is part of the Thermus caldilimi genome and harbors:
- a CDS encoding tyrosine-type recombinase/integrase, which encodes MNRRGRGEGSIFRRKDGRWAGFVTLGRRPDGRQVKRWVYGRTRQEVAEKLARLLPQAWTGTIPDAGRLKLGDWLLYWIEERTTRKGLRPTTVRNYRVYLGHLDPILHTPLSRLTALQLRALFQGMAHLSPSHRRHIYQFLRAALRDAVRADLIPSNPMDAVDPPEGGTVRPARAWSPEEVARFLEVSEGHRLFPLFALMLATGLRIGEALALRWEDWEGERLWVRHTLRRDGTLGPPKTANSHGYLYLDPSTQALLADWHTRLEEEKAQAGDDWEEHGLIFPSRRGTPLQYRNVMRTFQELQAKAGVSPLNLHGLRHTYTSLALRAGLPPKVVAARLRHKDVKLTLQVYQQLMDQDLKEAALPLDTLLHLQNRNQPAQTAPKPKRKKAVQ
- a CDS encoding MFS transporter — translated: MRTLPRLLQSLRNPLFARLYAAQTTSLLGDAFTWVALALLAFEVGGTKSASILAGALTLRVTAFVLLSPWAGILADRVDRRKLMAGADLGRMGVVGLMPWVGEVWQIYTLMFLLNALTAFFTPAYQAALPQVMKQKDYAQAIALSGATYEVLGVLGPGIAGALAGLLGARNLFLLNGITFMFSALLILTLPVSLRVERENTPTSPLGDIREGTLWLWRDGPLRYALLLELSAAVSGALVLVGTVGLIRGKLGLDALEYGWTMAGFGIGATLAALSMGAWENRIPRTTFVFLGAMVSSLAVLPADWASLNLLLFLWILAGAGQNWVNLPTQALIADRTPEVLQGRVYGAHFAWSHLWWVLAYPVAGWLETHFPGGAFLYGGLVAFGFLLGVELLFKSWKRPR
- a CDS encoding ArsR/SmtB family transcription factor produces the protein MERHEAPRESRLPAEDLEHVLRIFSALAEATRLRIALGLLEGEESVGRLAQRLRLPQSTTSRHLAVLRGAGVVAARRQGTQVFYRLKSHVADLLIQAFAHAEHQRLGLPDHGAKP
- a CDS encoding sensor histidine kinase, whose amino-acid sequence is MSFRLRLFLSFSLLWLLFLVGALYLAGQGVEQALRGHLEATLLEDAKRAAEAYRKGQTGTLLTTGGVYLHLYTEDGEVLVLTQEAHRLPPEALKEVGKVPKVIWQGGFAAALVRTPLGLLALTQDTAPIDLAQRALRQALLEAFFLLFPLGTALVYLTARLTARPLEEAAEEIARRNPKRLDPVPLHLPKDEFGRMVEAVNGLLLALKEAQEKERAFLAEASHELRTPLTVLLGHLDRLRRNPLDLEALRTMEATAERMRRLVEDLLSLARGEAERTLNPHIVDLKALAEEAVREYGVAFQGESLEVLGDPDRLLQMLRNLIANAVRAAGRERVQVRLKREGENALLEVEDHGPGIPEDLLPRLFERFARGPGGGTGLGLAIAQAIARGHGGEITVESQPGLTLFRVRLPLLEEEA